Genomic window (Thiosulfatimonas sediminis):
GCTGCATAATCCATCGCGCCTGTTTGAGATTTTCAATCCGTTAATGGAGTATCTCAACAACCATATTCCGCAGGCTTATTTTCGCTTGGAAGCGTCGCGCGATTATTCAACTTATGATAAAAAACTGGCCAGTGCGTCGGTGGATTTTGCACTGCCAAATCCTTACCAAACCATCGCCGCATTAGACACTGAGCAATATCACGTCTTTGCCAAAATGGGCGACGATTATAATTTTCGCGGTATTATTCTGGTGCGCAAAGACAGTGGCATAAAAACCATCAACGACCTTCGCGGCAAAACCATTAGCTACCCCGCGCCAACCGCCTTAGCCGCCACCATGCTGCCGCAATATTTTCTGCAGCAACATGGGCTGGATGTTCTCCATGATGTAAAAAACGTGTATGTTGGCTCACAAGAATCTTCGATTATGAATGTGCTGCATGGCGATGTTGATGCCGCTGCAACTTGGCCACCGCCATGGG
Coding sequences:
- a CDS encoding phosphate/phosphite/phosphonate ABC transporter substrate-binding protein, coding for MLNSSLLRRRTFISLVATTTLSLAACSRTEFNQQEYLPKILDTPPYEQIEYSFAVHPLHNPSRLFEIFNPLMEYLNNHIPQAYFRLEASRDYSTYDKKLASASVDFALPNPYQTIAALDTEQYHVFAKMGDDYNFRGIILVRKDSGIKTINDLRGKTISYPAPTALAATMLPQYFLQQHGLDVLHDVKNVYVGSQESSIMNVLHGDVDAAATWPPPWELLVQQRPELKEQLSVQWQTDSLPNNALIARKDIPIEVIKQVQHLLSKLHMNEQGRRILAGMYLSKFELADNQTYQPVRDFVAHFRAEIRDPEREM